gacgggaagagaccgggagagacgggagagaccgggagagaccggaagagaccgggagagaccgggagagaccgggagagaccgggagagacggggagagacgggtagagatggagagagaccgggagagacgggaagagaccgggagagaccgggaaagacgggaagagacgaggagagaccggtagagacggggagagaccgggagagacggaaagaaacggggagagaccgggagagaccgggagagacgagtaaagacgggaagagacggggagagaccaggagagacggggcaAGACCGGGAGtgacagggagagacggggagagacgggtagagaccgggagagaccgggagaggcgaagaatgtttctattgtgtttaaattaaagtaataagaaaaatggctgttattttattgaaaaaaaaggaacttatttaaaacagtcttttgaatggatttctaaatttatggcagcttttagaaaaaaaagttagaagtacgtgaataaatgaatattagatttattaaagatggataaatgtttattcaaaaataaaataaaaagagcaacagtaaagcaaggctcttgaaagttaaacaacgaaagcaaagaaaatttgaaaaaaacgtagcgtaagaatagagagccacagcaacgcgtggcagggcatagctagttagaaataaaataaggtGTAAGTAAGAAGACagaataataatctttaaattaaaattaatagtcattgaaaagtaatacaaaaatttcttctttaatatttattaatgttattaattagaaattactcgaaaattttatttgcatgcttttttataagaatttttgcaacaaatgtgtaaaattatcgGAAACTTTAGTACTTACTTGATCAATGATTTTGACTGTTTTGTTTTTTCGTTGCTCTCGTTAACTTGTTGCCAAATACCAGTTTTGTTCACCTCCTCGCTGATATTGATACTCGCCAGAGGAATTTTCATGATGTTCCCGTTAGCCAAAGAGATCTGAATGTTTCCCGGGGGTCCGTAGCCCATCGTTTCGTTATGATCCTGCAGGACGAATGAAACAATAGTTTGAATCTCAACCTTGATGCGCGATGAATTTCTATCAGGCCATGCATAAATTCAAGCGAACTTTGCGTTGCCTTCAAACTGCTGGGAAGCAGGCGTGATACGTTGCTTGCCAGCATATATTTCACATGAGCTGGTCAATTATACATagcgtaataaattataagtgtATGTGAGGAAGTAATAACGATCGGTCAGGGACATCACGTAACACtatgaataaatttacaagGGTGTGACTTGGTATATAGATTTGTAGATAATTCTAATAGGAGAATacacaatagaaaaattagTGCGACGAGTCCATgatgagaatataaaattatatcggCAATTtcgtgttatttttttcttcttttgagGGAAGGGgggaataattttaataagtgaCGAATTCGTTTATCTTAAGAATTATGATCAAgatcgatattattttatactgtgTGGTATGTTAATTGATAACGATCGacattaattgtttatatcctAAGAGGAAGTATTATTcacagtaatattaaatattatttgagaataaatacaaatgtgcaaagacatattttaatatcttaacatttgtcaatatttttaataatttaatgattaaacacaCAGTTACGTTTTGATCTTCAACTGTAAGTGGCTGCATATCCTTGTTATCgtatataatttgcaaaaaattaacatgCTGTTATTGCATTTAGCTCAGTGGCGCATGATTATTATCGAAACGCATCTATCGTATTGTGCATCGTCGCGTTTGCGTTCGTCGAAAAGTCTCTTCGATTACAAACGGATGTAGGATGTTCGCTGAATCATTTGTTTGCGAAAAGAATATGACTGCCGGTTTATGCGGCGAAACTACGGACGTGCACTTATGGTGACGTACCAATAACAGGCGGAGGATTCGACAACTGGCATTTTTTTCGTTTGTGATTTCCGTATCGATATCTCCGTGTTTGTCCGGCTCGTGTGTGATTTCTTTCAGTTGCTCTCTCATTTTCTCTTGCTGAATCATCATTCTCCTCCGTGAGTCATGCTGTGCTTCCGCTCAGTTATTCTgtctttaattgcattaacaACGAACGCATGCTGTCAGGTATTACACGGTGCGACGCCTCATTTAATAGTTTACTCGCGTCAAAATAAGTATTACATTCTTTTAACTGATGTTATTCTACTgtattgtatgaaaaattacatataataatggtTACAccgttttatatgtaatatatccATTTTTTCCGCTTATTTTGATCttcgtaaaattataataaaaaagtatcattgttattaatttttgacatatatttataaaacaaattccgaaaaaaattaaacaagaatcttttctcgataataaatattagtgtaataaatgttatttattatttttgcaatttagttattaaaagtAGGGTTcctatacataaatttagttaaattataaaataaaatgtgcaacccaaatacaaaatattaaagagcAAAACAAAAACGcagcaacaaaaaattaatttcacagtacacataaataaatttatcgttaatttatcgttaattatGATGAAACATGTGTCACAATTAAGCTATTTGttattcatattaatatacttCGCATTCTCTCCTTCCATCTTCTTGTATGATGTCATGTgtgtttttcaattaataataatttttgaataatattatatatcagacattttgatattttgtattgTGAGTATTGTGAGAGATAAACagaatctctctttctcaggCAGACGAACATTTACATTATATGAATCCGTTAATTGTGTTAGGAGATGTTGAATTATAAAGAGGTTTCGTGTGTTTCGaaacaataatgtatttttacatgatttaaaataaatgaactGTGTACGATGGCGCATTAAATCGATACAAGTGTCTCGAATGATTCACAGAGAGGGATATTAGCGACACGGCGATACATTAAATGCAACAGATATTCGTTCACCTCGCCACGTCGCGAATATCGATCGCGGTGTGTCGATCGCTACTCGATGAATATCTTCGTTGATATTATTTGGATAATAGGCAACCTGCTTTccgtttaataatttaatagtcgATTAACTCtgactatatttaaaaaaattcgcaATACAGCGAACGTCTCTACTCTCCCATGGTGAACTGATTTTGTTTCAAACAGCCTTTTGCTGTAATATTggaatgtattaaattatatagaagaagtactctttaatttattcgaatgtacaaacaaaaatgtacaatattgCTTACCttgcaacaataattttcCTTAATTACTGTTAATAGCGCGACTATGCTTGTAACTATTATACTCGTAAGAGTATTAttcgattttaattatattacgacGTAATAATGAAATAGAAGACTGCATTTCTCTATCACTATCTTAAATTCGCCTAAGGTCGTATAaccaacatatatatatatatatatatatatatatatatatatatatataaacaaagataattatatataatcccACTAAAGACATCATACATCAATAAAGACACCGATAAAAATTCATCGCGCGCGGTTCACCATTGAAGAATAATCGGCAATAATCTGGAGCAAAGTgctccaaaataaaatttcaagtagCCGTCGACGTGTTCGAAGCGCTCGCAAAAAACGATCAACACTCAACACATTACTTTAATCTCGCTACAACAACGATGCTATCGATAAAAACGTTTAAGATTGCGGTATCCAAAAAAGTGTCTACCGTGTTCAAAAATTCAACAACAATGTATTACATTTACTTTAATACTGGTCGGTCGGTACACCACCTGGACTTGAGGATAAAGATGGTTTGGCACATATTTCGCGTGGAAGACGAGAGAATGGCCTTTGATGTCGAAACCTTTTCCGGTTCGttgaagaatatataaaaatttgtcgcATAAATGCTCAAAAATAACAATGTCATATATTTTCGTAAAATGGCAAATTTcacatttcaaaaaatttctacagaCTGAAGACGCAGTCCTACGTTCATTTTcggaatgtttttttttttgcatagcACCATTCTCGTCATCCTTATGTTTTCAAGCGGTCATttgcgaaaataaaaaaaaatcttgaccACAAAAAAAGGAGCAAAGTGTTGTTTCGACGAAAGAGTAAAAAGTGTGCGTTTTGCATAGAAATCATTGGTCCGTTCGtacttttcctttttaaattattaaaggcCGAATTTGGCACTCTTAAATTATCcgacatatgtataattatgcgctttaaattaaattatattctagCCTCATGTTCGGAGATCCTATATCTTTACTTTGTTCCGCGCAGCGACGAAAAACTAATTCGTTTCAGGTGACATTCGTCCGATCACTCGTCGTAGTATACATCGTTTCTTCTACAAAGGGCGGGTTCCCCAAAGTCGGAGAGAGTTATGGTGACCACGGGGCGAGCTGGGTTCGCCACGCGATCACCGTCTGTATGCTATTTGCGACAGGTGATGGCGTTTAATATTCGTGTCGCGGTGCTAACCTCGCCGTTCTCCAGCTTACGAAGATCGTCGGCGTGTTTCTTGCTTGGTTCCGGCATTATGTCGTCGAGGATTTTCAGTTCGCGTTGCGTAAACATCAAATCCAGGGATTTGCGTATGCCGATCATTACCACGAGCTGCAAAGTTTTACACAAGTTGAATTACCCTTGAAAAGATgtcactttgttttttttttttttttttatttcaaaatataccAATCCAGAGATTAATTAACTTTCGGCTTTATGGCTGCTACAATAAGaatctaatattaaaatacatcgGCATATATAAGATGATTTTATCGAAAAAacttattgattttcttagcaaaattataagagctttaacaataaatatcaacttaagtaaattaatttattgaatatgttaactgttttttttttcttatagaaGTTTTCTTGCAAGTATCCAAAACAAAACGATAATGTACTTCTGTTTGaatgtaatcgtaatttttctattgtcaaatttaaattaatagttcAGGAGAATTACGAATACCGTTAAGTAATCATCGACGGATTCTTAGATTAATTACTCACCATTAAAGGAAACAGAATAGAGGTGTGACTGAAAGATTTTATGAGCCACAGGCAGGCGAGGCAAGTAAGCTGAATTGCAGTGAACATGTGTACTCGTTTCAACGGGACCTAAAAATACATACTTGCTTCAAGTATTGGATTTACGTGGCTTCAAAATagtaagaattaaataaaatttgaaaaaaaaaaacgttctagaatattttattagtaataataattcctgcacgaaacaaaaaacaaattttgaataatttggaCTTATTTTCAGATTATCGAAGCGTTCGAAACCATTTGCTTACCTGGCGAAGAAACATGTAGTCCGGCTGATATTTAACGGGCATCAACATTATCAGAATCCTATCGAAGAATTGAAGACCTTTCAACGACGCGGCGCCCATGTACAGGAAGACACCGAACAGCACCGGCATCGGTATGTTCCTCAGCATCGGTGTTAAGAGTACCGAGCATCCGATCATCAGAAAGATAAGTATATGAGTAACCCTCTGCTCGCGGACACCTAAAAATTGCGGCTTCTCGCCTGGCGCGGCACACTCGGATTCCAACTTCAACGAGTTCACGTGATTTATGGAGAGTACTGTCGCTGCGACGAACCATGGAAGTCCCATTACCGAGCATATCTCGATCAGGATCGCCAGGATGAAAAGATCCAGATGGTACCCACATCCTTTCTGGAAAAGCATCACACCAAGATCATACAGATACAGTACTATCGTTGATGCGTTATTGCGAACTGTTGAACTCTCTTTCGCATCTATTTTATGTAACGTTTGTAGATGACGATGAATAGAAACATAATCGTTGAAGCAACATAATCGCTCACCTTTAACTTGTTCTCTTTTCTATTAACAATAACGGCCGTGATTTGCTGATCCATAAAGATCAATATAGTGCCCAATAAAGCGGGAAGACATGCCCCGATGGCACTCCACCACGGATTTCTCTCAAAAGGCCAGATTAGCCATCCTCGTCCCTCTAATGTTGGCTTGAACTCCGTTGGCACTTCCAATTTCGGCGTTGGAATGCCCACAAAATGATCCAATGTGCTCATAGAGAATATCGCGATTATTACTGCAAAGTCGCTTACCACTTGTCTCACCTGAAGTAACATAGGAAtgttatgaaagaaaattgcGCGATAGATGTAACGATAAGCTTTAATAAACTATTGAAttcctaataataaaaataaacgtgtatttatatttttatctaatataattttacaactaGCAATGTTATAACTTTTTGTATCTATATTatcttgaaagaaaaattgatctTGCATTCTCCTTTAATTAAAGCATATGTTACCTTTGAGGGAAAGAATAAAGCGTTTTTGAAATCCTTGAGCTCTACCGATAACAAAAACGTGCCCATGAATAGGATAATTGACATAAGGAACACGTCGGGTACATAATGCGGTACGCTGCAGCCATCACCCACCATAGTGCCATTGTAATTCTGAAAGAAGCAATAACGAACACGGCATCAAAGAGGAAGCGAATTGGATTGCCTCGTGTTTTCTTGCAAATTCAGAAACACCTAGTAATCTAGTTATGTTCGAACCTGTAATTTCTCAAGAGCATATAAAAAGAAGCAAAGAGCATATGTAATTGATTGTTGCGATTCAGCGTAACGAGACGTTTGTGTGTTCGGTGTTTCTTatcaataaaagtataaacCGAGCTGACATTCAAATAGAGtgcaatttttgttataacacGAGGCTACACGAATAgctcaaataaaagttgattCAATAATCTTGTAATACAATCAtacagtatttttaattaaaaaaaattgagaaaaaaccagattatttttttgaaaaatatggaaaaacaACTATAATAATGTGAAGTAgtgttcttaattttttagaaaaataaaattgaacaaaaaaccatatttttttaatttttttcgcgaAATAGAACAAAAGCGGACTTTTTTGAGAAATTTCTTAAACCTTTCAAATATGAAGAAATGTTGTGAAATAATTGACATAGGaaacaataaagataatattattttaaaagaaaaatctggaaaaatgtagcaaaaaaataaaaaaagatcttttttCCCAAATTTCCGTAAACTTTTTTGTGCTAGGAATATTATATAGTCATATcaatgtacttaaaatttagaCATCGAGAGAACAATCTATTGCGTTTGGTTAACACTAAGCAAATTGTTGTAGGCTTAACCTCTCGTTTAACATTATTTCGGATGTCATTACCTCGCAAGCTGTTTTATCCAATGTCGTCCAATTCATGTTGTCATAACTGGATGGCAAACTAATGTTTGGTGGTTTGCACCAGCAATCGTAATCCAGTGTTTGACTGGAATAGGTATTTAGAGGATATTTCTTGCCGATCGACAACACATTTTCGATAgcctaaaattaatatataaaaatatattaattataatattttatttataaaaatctgtgCACTTAGCTCTCGAGTTAAGCGGTAttataaaactgatatttcactcgaataatcaaataaatagcatttctgtctttatgataatataataaaaatatttaaaggataattttattattttatcacaaaGACAAAAATGCTATAAAACGCCTCCTTTAAAATGCCTTAATACGATTTCAAAAATCCATAGAATATCGTCAACGTTATATCCAATTTGGACAGCAGTATGATTTTTCTCACCttatagataaaaatgaaGGCGATAAGGGTAGCAAAATTTTCTTCCGTAAATCGAGTGATGTAACAAACGCAAGCACTTGCATCAAGAGCCACGAGAATCATTAGAATTACGGAAATCCATGTACCGATCCAAAAACGGAAAGACATATAACTCCAGTCAACCTTCCTGCAAGAAGAATAGTGATCTGATCAAATTAtctcgaagaaaaaaaagttgataaataatatttgatatataattacacataattacacataatattataatttttatatatatttataatattatccactctatattttcataaaataataatataaaagatattaattattataatattaatagatataaaaaatattggtataaaatctaataaaaatccAGATAGATTTGTGCAGATAGATAAAGACTAACTTGCAGAATTCGTAGACGATCGTCTCGAAAACCAGAACCGGACCGGTGGAACCGAGTATAGTCAAAGGCTGACCAGAGAAAAAGCCATATCCTATGCCACAGACGAAACCGGAGACTAACGATTCCATGGCGGCCATGTTCTTTCCGGTGGCCTCGCTGAGGAGACCACCGAAAGTAATGATGGGCGACAAGCAGgcgaaatataagaaaatgaaaGACGCGACGCACTGAAGTGCAAGGGCGTCCTTGAAgtcagataaataaaatggagCTTTTCTCTTAAAGTCGTTGATCAGACCGCCGAACAGTCTACCGGTTCTCGAAAGGCCGGATTCCTCCCTTAGCTTTTGTTCATCAGCTTCCTCGTCAAACTCTTCCTTAGGCTTTTCCTCCTTGGGTCTCTTTCTAACTTCCTGTAAACATTAAACCAAGCTACGAATGAAGTGAGAGCgaatacttttcaaatttgtatattgcAACATTAAActcgatataattttaatgaattaaaagtttgatattataaatatatagaagaaGATTGCTATTACTGACATAAGCTTTCTATAAaaactttcttatttttcggaaactaaatatttgactgtaataatactgataaaaCATAATCATAATCGCGCTACGTGTTGCGTCTTGCTGAGCAGCATAAAGTACTTGTATATAATCggtaaaaaattagtaaaaaatttttatattaaagtaaagcTTCTATAAATCCCCATATACATTAACTtggtattttatacaaataaatgttaaaagaaaagaaaaatataacctACTGTGCCAGTTTTGGAAATCCAATTTCTCAGAcgctcattttttataatgcaaaaatattaattattataaaatatgaaacagtattgtagcttttgtttaagaaatactatCTAGAAATAAAGTGCCGATATTAAAGACTTTTCTCTCACAGAATTGTGTTTGTTACGTGTTTCTTTTATcatcgataaaattattttcgagcGTTTATGTAACATTAAGTATCCaaactcataaaaattatatcgctTTGTATTTCTAGAATTACTCTTACCTGTGACGGGATAGCCGCTGGCGGTTCTATTCTGATGGCCGGGTCCCATTCACCGGGTGGTAGTACCGTCACGGCGTCTAGGAACTCATCAATACCAGATAAGAGgtgatttctattttttgcCTTGTAAGCCACGTCGTGGAAGACTTCGTCAGACATCAAGGTCGCCATAGCTCGGCCTATCTCGTGGAAACCCGAAATTCCACCCTAAAGATAATGCAAGGCGGCATATTATAAGTTATGATGTCTGacgtatagaaatttaatcaatataaacCTCAAACAAGtgtattacttaatataattttaataacactttttccttcatatacattttttcacaTGTCTTATATTGTacctttttaaacaatttattttaaatattttgaaattataataccATCATAAAACGGCGTAACTTAAGATTAATCATTATTGCATAACTTATTACAAACAATTACTTAATAGAAACTAACGTAACATGAAGTGATAAGCAAAAACTTTGTAAGAACTTGTGAGATTATCAGTCACGtgtaatgtacaaaaataaactagTATCCCTGTTtatcgataaataatttttaccataataAGATTATGTACAGTCTAAGAACTAATGACGTAAGCAAACCATTCTTATCCAAAGAAAAAAGtgtcattaaaattcaatataatgttgtgattttatgattaattatcAGAATAGCTTTTTAAGGTATACCatctttaagcaaaaaaaatataaataactcatataattataagttattattaagAGAATATTACcttcacatatatatatgcttcatgaaaaagttgaaagatataataatagcttttgaataatttaaatgtttaagtgttagttaagaattaaatttttattaattctttgcCTACCATGcattcttaaaacatttttcaagtctatatatattttaatatgtaagttACAgcaaatttagtaataaaaatttgacataatttcttatatttatttttagaataataaaagtattcaaatttagaaacaaacataacttataacaataaaaaacacaATGTACAAAGACGACATGTCAAGATGCAATTAGctcataattatgtatttaaattgcattcacgtgaagaagaaaaaattattttatattttagttccgagagagagagagagagagagagagagagagagagagagagagagagagaagagagagagagagagagatagaagagagagagagagagagagagagagaagagagagagagagagagagagagagagagagaggagagagagagagagagaggagagagagagagagagagagtctaTCTCTACTcgatctcttctctctctctcctagaGAGAGatctagagagagagagagaaaatattcaGCAAACGCAATCAGCATGCATGACTGCTTATTAACCATTTAATTGTCCTGCTATGAGAGAGGCGGTCTTCTCGAGtattaattgacaaaaataacaatttacattTAGATAGATATGCATACACATAAATGCAAAGTAAAAACCTTGCATTTAAGTGGTAATTTGGACTAGTTATATCCTTTTCTTAGATCTTTCATTCATTTGAGATTGAGTGTGGAAGATGATTGTCCGTGATAAATCGCTGATATAACTGTATAGCTAGTAAAGATATTGATTCGTCAGataattgacgatttaacAGGACTTTgagaaatttctttataataacatCATACTTGTATGaatgtattacaattttatttgataacatTAAAGTCAGGGATTCTATTTGCATTACGCAATTTATTTATGCGATATGTTAGTGTTCTAATATTTCAAACGGTATAAAGTTTTGGACCCGCGTGTGTCGTTCTTTTTCTGAACTTCTTTTGAACTTCTTCTGAACATAGGAGTCTCCGTAGTCCGATACTTTCAAATGCATAGCATtcgaaatgaataaattattagactTTCGAAAAAGACAAgatataatagtaattttattttctttgctCTCTCTatagaaagtaatttttcttacGATTGTCAACTTATTACAACTCAATTTATTCGTTTTAATTCGAAAcgattataacttttttttaatactttttatttttatatttaatcagaTCTTTACAATCTTTAGTCACGGTAGCATTCTTACCATGGGTCCCAGGAGGACGAAGATGAATCTTGTCGGAACAGGAACTTCTGTCAGGTCCCCCATTATTCCGGCTTGGCTTAACCGGATGAATGCGGACAAAGTCTTGTCGAGAAAATCGACCTCACCTACGAGTATGTTGCTTGCCTCGGCGCCGGGTGGTATCTTTCTCATAAAGTGCGTATTACCCTAATGAGAAAATGGAAGTTGAagtttcttgaattaaattatttgcgaTACAGAAGGTCAATCGTGGCGTTAAAGGAGAaaagtttgaataaaacttccttataaaaaacattaaaaatttagtgatTCTCGCTTGtctgatatttaaaaaatcggaaaGTAATCAactgaaatattatacaattgcATTAAGTTTAAACAAAAGCTAAATCGTACTTTATGCGTATgtaaacatatgtatatttattcatcTTAATTGCATTCAATACAGTATCTGGCAATAATTCAAAGATATCCGATAAATATAATCTGTGCTGAGTCTTCACCGTTATTGCCAGCGTAGtcagataattaaaatagaaggATCAAATCTCTCAAGAATCTCAAATGGTCTATTTACGAACCCTGTGATTAGCATCTCCGTTTTCCAAAGCTGACGAACTGTGAATTCTGCTGATAGACACGTTGCTGGGGCTCCGATCCATTCCGTTACTACCTGGTTCCTGGCCTGAAAGAGATCTGGCTTACTGCCTACTGCATTTTTACGCGCGACCTATGTAACGAGTCCTGTCAGCAGCATGCAATGAAGAAAATGATGGCCTCCACCCACCCGTGCGTCATTAATCCTCCGAAGTGCGCGCACGAGGCAAATTGCAATTTCGTGAAGCTCGCATTTCACGCCCTATGTCATTCGCACGAACGTGCTTCTGCAACACTTCTAGAACACGTTCCGCTTTACAGTAGTGTCAAAAAATCGAGAAGACCAAACACTCTTATCTCGCAGCAAAATCATACATCATACCGTCGTGGAAACTCATGAATTTTTCCGGTCAATTCAAGTAAGTGGTGTGGTTGTAAAATAACATGATGttgacaaagaaaattttcaaaaagttgTTGATTTACACTTACAACcgcaaaatttgtttataactcaacatgaattttttatttcaacataaTTAACGTAAGctttaaaaatagtatatttggGGAGAAAAAAGAGCAAGAgttttgtaataaagaaaacaaataaatgtttataaaataagaatgtttataaaacaatgttttcAACAACgcgtaaatatcaatttttaattgtaattgggattaatttctgtattttcattgtgaataatcaataatacaatatttaatattttatcttatttacagcatggaatattgcaattttatgtttatctctGAGTTTTCTAAATTAAGTACACTATCATACGAAACAAATTAGCTCGAATTgccaacttttaattaaagagatGAACTTTTTAACCGTAATGAAATAACTATTTAATCTGAAATCGCAAGCGTAATCAAAAAAGagatattatcaattataaaacacagacaaattttaagattatattgtACTGATACTGATTGGTTATGCGATAATTAgccatattaatttattaataattattcttgaaTCTTTTCTTCCTACATCAGAGTGCATTTAATCGATATCaaccaattaattttattaaatgaatcAAATGAACTTTGCTTGATCGAAAAGACCGCCATACTTAAAGTAGCACTTGACCTTTGCACCAAAGATGCGTTCGGGGAGGCGCTATTAgtgctatcagcatcagtctatctttaaatactcattaaaagtagaacgaGGATAGACTAATGCGCTCATAGCATTCTCTCCAAACGCATCCCAAATGTCAGGGATGAACGCTAGCGTCCTTTGCAAAGATAATCTTATCATAAATTTCCCTAATAGTCTTGTTGAAGACTATCcctaatataaactttatgttgcaatttgatatttttttaacagtccACCGCAAACAATtcgtttatgtaaaaatatctgCTTAGATATTTCCTGATTTgtgataaacaattaaaaatgatacatCTGTTATTCTTTTCACCAGTTCTTTAACCTAAatccttaaaattatttttagtaaatgttTAACAGTTAAAGTTTTTATCATTTAGCA
This sequence is a window from Monomorium pharaonis isolate MP-MQ-018 chromosome 3, ASM1337386v2, whole genome shotgun sequence. Protein-coding genes within it:
- the LOC105838746 gene encoding sodium bicarbonate cotransporter 3 isoform X9, producing the protein MRLTISRHVSPGKRYKKCRAPSVNVKHLCRAIERRRCSKLSKARDKKKSCDTSALRPWMQPRAGSGGAHPGGTGDDEAPKDPGARITHQSYTEKDYEGHRAHTVYVGVHLPGERRHRRHHKHHHSQRQPGGKEDADNDRPRQLLMARRGRLASICDPAGEMIFTPPAQRVQFILGEEVGDDAHESHPLFSEMEELVKDGDEMEWKETARWIKFEEDVEEGGNRWSKPHVATLSLHSLFELRSLLLNGTVMLDMEAGSLEQIADLVLDNMISKGVLSVELREKVREALLVRHRHQHERRKDNNMSKLPIIRSLAEIGRNHSSSKNEFGIPHVVGFTTWFAMCPLKGQEPGSNGMDRSPSNVSISRIHSSSALENGDANHRGNTHFMRKIPPGAEASNILVGEVDFLDKTLSAFIRLSQAGIMGDLTEVPVPTRFIFVLLGPMGGISGFHEIGRAMATLMSDEVFHDVAYKAKNRNHLLSGIDEFLDAVTVLPPGEWDPAIRIEPPAAIPSQEVRKRPKEEKPKEEFDEEADEQKLREESGLSRTGRLFGGLINDFKRKAPFYLSDFKDALALQCVASFIFLYFACLSPIITFGGLLSEATGKNMAAMESLVSGFVCGIGYGFFSGQPLTILGSTGPVLVFETIVYEFCKKVDWSYMSFRFWIGTWISVILMILVALDASACVCYITRFTEENFATLIAFIFIYKAIENVLSIGKKYPLNTYSSQTLDYDCWCKPPNISLPSSYDNMNWTTLDKTACENYNGTMVGDGCSVPHYVPDVFLMSIILFMGTFLLSVELKDFKNALFFPSKVRQVVSDFAVIIAIFSMSTLDHFVGIPTPKLEVPTEFKPTLEGRGWLIWPFERNPWWSAIGACLPALLGTILIFMDQQITAVIVNRKENKLKKGCGYHLDLFILAILIEICSVMGLPWFVAATVLSINHVNSLKLESECAAPGEKPQFLGVREQRVTHILIFLMIGCSVLLTPMLRNIPMPVLFGVFLYMGAASLKGLQFFDRILIMLMPVKYQPDYMFLRQVPLKRVHMFTAIQLTCLACLWLIKSFSHTSILFPLMLVVMIGIRKSLDLMFTQRELKILDDIMPEPSKKHADDLRKLENGEDHNETMGYGPPGNIQISLANGNIMKIPLASINISEEVNKTGIWQQVNESNEKTKQSKSLINVGKQKKNPKKDNSLLAADETTRLTTMTEEDEDDSGISIKVDLIRSKESISPLKANGTTSAETSV